In Betta splendens chromosome 22, fBetSpl5.4, whole genome shotgun sequence, the following proteins share a genomic window:
- the trip11 gene encoding thyroid receptor-interacting protein 11 isoform X2: protein MSSWLGGLGSGLGQSLGQVGGSLSSFTGQISNFTKDMLLEGVEEVGDAATELHMSNSKLAEVQAAFVTQKSEYDRLRKLYSELEEKLEASEIQNKRQSAEYRTVLQQKDVEISHLKARQSGLQEEVQKLQHSAQSASAGPALLPVTTASSVTTSSSASSFLSRPSASHQGFHGDEVDLSDVIWSQQEINRLSTEVTRLEAELAHWRRMSQASTAAGAGNGDHGETVKLHRTIKGLREDMSREVDEHQHELAALQDAQRQKLADITRRHREELAEYEERIEELEDQIQSGGGQTSSELQKTIRSLQEAAEQREKRLAELSASLEETQRERADVQEENAGLLQNYTRLQASVAELQTRVQEQEEKAMQKAQLDLEIQMLRANLTAAETEIERLKNQTGLEPNEEVEHADILELNTIIDSLREEKEVLEQEKFKLEEKLKIAEEQIVGKDGDGFGESESVEGLKIELERREKALRDAEKERDTLICELEELDGQNQEATQHMILVKEQLSGQLKEAEAELTRLSAELSTAKDQKRKLEQELESQKDKMSQSAFTLNDLHMTKQQLERTVNDLKDKLARAQEQSRESCREITELRKLMLEREEQLSSANAELDCAREAGGEAFGAGIELAGKESELSDLRRELNELRSSREKVQSEDYELKVENKKLKAGCEQALGKVEELTVHMKESQAALNRTVREKDTRIEALKLEKNQLDGELRQAERTLAEQARQYQQTLEGLTRARSMDASALQMEHERAVKLNQDKDLEIAQLKRDIEQLASDHRDTNEMLSITVAGQKQLTDLLQEKDAFMDTLKQNAADLQTEMDDKLSAATKEAEAVRQALEEKDKQLGGMKEENSHLKEEIDRLRDQQTRPQPLAEPRTLDIITELETEITQLKSSGKTLEEEVQTLRRTLEEQQASLLLSQQSLQAQQSELEQAHSRHRQTALNYDRLIQAREEEIARLQQTVDELGESRGRADSPPVQGEVILQEDKTQNLNQENGNEKHDLSKVDIERLVRGIKEKESEISQLNEKNLSLARQLDQLVVSRDEVAKLSQVILQKDMEIQALHARVSMGAGGGHSQDVLFLQQQLQAYAVEREQVLAVLNEKTRENSQLRSDQHRLMDIMAGKEAALVKLQQENQRLYMKDPSGNQEMFKETIQNLSRIIREKDIEIDALTQKCQTLVTVLQTSGGESSASSGGVSSNQFEELLHERDTLKQQVKKMEEWKQQVITTVKNMQHESAQLHEELVTLQGQVSADSDCSSKLSVDYARLIQSYEQKERRLGSLSQELAQVQQTITELSSTKDALLGKLDCVTQPPEAAPAQASVTVTADVTSQQTLTGNEAKLQGELARLQALIAERENTIRTLQEVNHRLSDSASASESEQRSTVEEVRQTRERLDALQRSVKEKDLLIKTKGDQLVQVSEALRNRDNDNEVLKQAVTNLKERTLILEMDAKQLKEENELVAARSREKESEFRALQETNMQVSLLLREKEFELSAMSEKSATVERMLKDKEQGKSGELNQLLNELKSMQEKAVAFQHERDQVMMALKQKQMETTAVQAELQHTRDKEQRLNLELQRLRNHLLEIEDSYTREALAAEDRETELRRRVATLDERLATSSSAVENASQQASMQVESLQEQLSGAVRQRDGALAQLRTSQEQVQQYAVSLSNLQMVLEQFQQEEKAMYSAELEKLRREKDEWRRRAQQLEDQASALQMNLDEANAALDSASRLTDQLDLKEEQMEELKKQVDVRQEMLEEAQKKLMNLLNSTEGKIDKVLMRNLYLGYFHTPKPKRADVLRLMGSVLGLSREDVEKMLAEDGQHGVTGWMSSWLRGRGAQSVPSTPQRPTSGQGLNISFSEMFVKFLEMESTPSLPAPRLPVHDIKPLSAPPPRRATGAGSGPAAAGRRPGDSNPFLAPRSAAVPLLAGSGSGGAGGHLLMKPISDALPTFTPVPVSAEASAGAVLKDLLKQ from the exons ATGCTGCTACTGAACTGCACATGTCTAATTCCAAGTTGGCTGAAGTCCAGGCTGCATTTGTCACACAGAAATCTGAG TATGACCGATTAAGAAAGCTTTATTCAGAGCTAGAAGAGAAGCTTGAGGCATCAGAGATTCAAAATAAACGCCAGTCTGCAGAATATAGAACTGTTCTGCAACAAAAAGAT GTGGAGATCAGTCACCTTAAAGCTCGGCAGAGTGGCCTCCAGGAAGAggtccagaagctgcagcattcgGCCCAGTCGGCCTCCGCCGGCCCAGCACTGCTCCCCGTCACCACTGCTTCCTCCGTCACTACCtcctcttctgcttcctccttcctgtcccGCCCCTCAGCATCTCACCAGGGCTTCCATGGCGACGAGGTGGATCTCAGCGACGTTATCTGGTCGCAGCAAGAGATCAACAGGCTGTCGACTGAAGTCACGCGGCTAGAGGCAGAGCTCGCCCACTGGAGGCGAATGTCCCAG gcatcaacagcagcaggagctggaaatGGTGATCATGGTGAGACTGTGAAGCTTCATAGGACCATTAAG GGGCTGCGGGAGGATATGAGTCGCGAGGTGGATGAGCACCAGCATGAACTGGCAGCCCTGCAGGACGCGCAGCGGCAGAAACTGGCCGATATCACCCGGCGGCACAGAGAGGAGCTCGCCGAGTATGAGGAGAGGATAGAGGAATTGGAAGACCAGATTCAGAGTG GTGGTGGGCAAACCAGCTCTGAACTCCAGAAAACCATTCGCTCCCTGCAGGAAGCGGCAGAGCAGCGGGAGAAGCGGCTGGCCGAGCTGTCCGCCAGCCTGGAGGAGACGCAGAGGGAGCGGGCGGACGTCCAGGAGGAAAACGCGGGGCTGCTGCAGAACTACACGCGGCTGCAGGCGTCTGTGGCCGAGCTCCAGACGCGagtgcaggagcaggaggagaaggccaTGCAAAAAGCCCAGCTAGACCTCGAGATCCAGATGTTAAGAGCTAACCTTACAG ctgcagaaacagaaatagAGCGATTGAAAAACCAGACAGGG CTGGAACCAAACGAAGAGGTTGAGCATGCAGATATCTTGGAGCTAAACACTATTATTGATTCGTTAAGGGAAGAAAAAGAAGTCCTGGAGCAAGAGAAg tttaaattagaagaaaaactaaaaattgCAGAGGAGCAAATAGTTGGCAAAGACGGAGACGGGTTTGGAGAATCCGAGTCGGTGGAGGGTCTTAAGATAGAGttggaaagaagagaaaaagccCTGAGAGATGCTGAGAAGGAACGAGACACCTTGATCTGTGAGCTGGAAGAGTTGGACGGGCAAAACCAAGAGGCAACACAG CACATGATCTTGGTGAAGGAGCAGCTCTCGGGACAACTGAAGGAGGCTGAGGCAGAGCTGACAAGGCTGAGCGCAGAGCTCAGCACAGCCAAAGACCAGAAGAGGAAACTGGAGCAAGAGCTCGAAAGCCAGAAAGACAAAATGAGCCAAAGTGCTTTCACTCTGAATGACCTTCACATGaccaaacagcagctggagagaacTGTGAATGATCTAAAGGACAAACTGGCACGTGcacaggagcagagcagggagtCATGTAGGGAAATCACTGAGCTGAGGAAGTTGatgctggagagagaggagcaactGTCTTCTGCCAACGCGGAGCTGGATTGTGCACGGGAGGCCGGAGGTGAAGCATTCGGTGCTGGAATAGAGCTGGCGGGGAAGGAGAGCGAGCTGTCAGATCTCCGGAGAGAGCTGAACGAGCTGAGAAGCTCTCGGGAGAAGGTGCAGTCTGAGGACTACGAGTTGAAGGTGGAGAACAAGAAGCTGAAGGCAGGGTGTGAGCAGGCTCTGGGCAAAGTGGAAGAACTCACCGTGCACATGAAGGAAAGCCAGGCGGCGCTGAACAGGACAGTACGAGAGAAGGACACGCGCATCGAAGCCCTTAAACTGGAGAAGAATCAGTTGGATGGGGAGTTGAGGCAGGCCGAGAGGACGCTGGCCGAACAGGCCAGGCAGTACCAGCAGACGCTCGAGGGTTTGACCCGAGCCCGGTCCATGGACGCCTCTGCCTTACAGATGGAGCACGAGCGCGCCGTCAAGCTCAACCAGGACAAGGACTTAGAGATCGCTCAGTTGAAGCGAGACATAGAGCAGCTGGCGTCAGACCATAGGGACACCAACGAGATGCTTTCCATCACAGTTGCAGGGCAGAAGCAGCTGACggatctgctgcaggagaaggacGCGTTCATGGACACTCTGAAGCAAAACGCTGCTGATCTGCAGACGGAGATGGATGATAAGCTCTCAGCTGCCACCAAAGAAGCTGAGGCTGTCAGACaggcgctggaggagaaggataAACAGCTGGGagggatgaaggaggagaacagCCATTTAAAAGAGGAGATCGACCGCCTCAGGGATCAGCAGACCCGGCCGCAACCTCTGGCTGAGCCCAGGACTCTGGATATAATCACAGAGCTGGAGACGGAGATTACCCAGCTCAAGTCCTCCGGGAagactctggaggaggaggtccagacTCTGAGGAGAAccttggaggagcagcaggcctcGCTCCTTCTGTCGCAGCAGTCCCTTCAGGCTCAGCAGAGCGAGCTGGAGCAGGCGCATTCTCGCCATCGGCAGACGGCTCTCAACTACGACAGGCTCATCCAggccagggaggaggagatcgCACGGCTCCAGCAGACTGTGGACGAGCTTGGCGAGAGTCGCGGCCGCGCCGACTCGCCGCCCGTGCAGGGAGAGGTCATTCTGCAGGAGGACAAGACGCAGAATCTGAACCAGGAGAATGGCAACGAGAAGCACGACCTGTCCAAGGTCGACATAGAGAGACTGGTGAGGGGCATCAAAGAGAAGGAGTCCGAGATCAGCCAGCTTAACGAGAAGAACCTCTCGCTGGCCCGGCAGCTTGACCAGCTGGTGGTGTCTCGGGATGAAGTGGCTAAACTTTCCCAGGTGATCCTGCAGAAGGATATGGAAATCCAGGCCCTTCACGCCAGAGTCTCCATGGGCGCAGGCGGGGGACACAGCCAGGACGtcctgttcctgcagcagcagctgcaggcgtaCGCCgtggagagagagcaggtgcTGGCCGTGCTCAACGAGAAGACCCGGGAGAACAGCCAGCTCCGCTCCGACCAGCACCGCCTCATGGACATcatggcagggaaggaggcggcCTTGGTGAAGCTTCAACAGGAGAACCAGCGCCTCTACATGAAAGACCCCTCAGGAAACCAGGAGATGTTCAAGGAGACCATCCAGAACCTGTCTCGCATCATCAGGGAGAAGGACATCGAGATCGATGCTTTAACACAGAAGTGCCAAACCCTGGTGACGGTCCTCCAGACCTCAGGAGGAGAGTCCAGCGCCAGCTCCGGGGGCGTTAGCAGCAACCAGTTCGAAGAGCTGCTGCACGAGCGGGACAcgctgaagcagcaggtgaagaagatggaggagtGGAAGCAGCAGGTCATCACCACCGTCAAGAACATGCAGCACGAGTCGGCTCAGCTGCACGAGGAGCTGGTCACGCTGCAGGGCCAGGTGTCGGCCGACAGCGACTGCAGCTCCAAGCTGTCGGTGGACTACGCTCGGCTGATCCAGAGCTACGAGCAGAAGGAGAGGCGGCTGGGAAGCCTGAGTCAGGAGCTCGCTCAGGTCCAGCAGACCATCACCGAGCTCAGCTCCACCAAAGATGCCCTGCTGGGGAAACTGGACTGCGTGACGCAGCCTCCTGAAGCGGCGCCGGCTCAGGCTAGCGTCACGGTCACCGCCGATGTAACAAGCCAGcagacattaacaggaaacgaGGCCAAGCTTCAGGGAGAACTCGCACGGTTGCAAGCGCTTATAGCTGAGAGGGAGAACACGATCCGGACGCTTCAGGAGGTCAACCACCGGCTGTCGGATTCAGCGTCGGCCTCCGAGAGCGAGCAGAGGAGCACAGTCGAGGAGGTCCGGCAGACGCGGGAGCGGCTGGACGCCCTGCAGAGGTCCGTGAAGGAAAAGGACTTGTTGATCAAAACCAAAGGGGACCAGCTGGTCCAGGTCAGCGAGGCGCTGCGCAACCGCGACAATGACAACGAGGTGCTGAAGCAGGCCGTGACCAACTTGAAGGAGCGCACGCTCATCCTGGAGATGGACgcgaagcagctgaaggaggagaacgAGCTGGTGGCCGCTCGCTCGCGGGAGAAGGAGTCGGAGTTCAGGGCGCTGCAGGAAACCAACATGCAGGTTTCCCTCCTGCTGCGGGAGAAGGAGTTCGAGCTGAGCGCCATGAGCGAGAAGTCTGCGACCGTGGAGAGGATGCTGAAGGACAAAGAGCAG GGGAAGTCCGGTGAGCTGAATCAGCTCCTCAATGAGCTGAAGTCCATGCAGGAGAAAGCTGTGGCCTTCCAGCACGAGAGGGATCAGGTGATGATGGCGCTCAAACAGAAGCAAATGGAGACAACGGCAGTGCAGGCCGAG ctgcagcacacgaGAGATAAAGAGCAGCGCCTCAACCTGGAGCTGCAACGGCTGCGCAACCACCTCCTGGAGATCGAGGACTCCTACACGAGGGAGGCGCTCGCCGCCGAGGACCGGGAGACGGAGCTCCGCAGGAGGGTGGCGACGCTGGACGAGAGGCTGGCGACGTCGTCGAGCGCCGTGGAGAACGCCAG CCAGCAGGCCAGCATGCAGGTGGAGtccctgcaggagcagctgagcgGCGCCGTGAGGCAGCGGGACGGCGCCCTGGCTCAGCTCCGGACCTCGCAGGAGCAGGTCCAGCAGTACGCAGTGTCGCTCTCCAACCTGCAGATGGTGCTAGAGCAGTTCCAGCAAG AGGAGAAAGCCATGTACTCGGCAGAGCTCGAGAAGCTCAGGAGGGAGAAGGACGAGTGGAGAAGAagagctcagcagctggaggaccaAGCATCTGCCCTCCAG ATGAATCTCGACGAGGCCAACGCGGCTCTCGATTCGGCGTCTCGGCTCACCGACCAGCTCGATCTGAAGGAGGAGCAAATGGAGGAGCTGAAAAAACAAG TGGACGTGAGACAGGAGATGTTGGAGGAGGCACAGAAGAAACTGATGAACCTCCTGAACAGCACAGAGGGGAAGATAGACAA AGTCCTGATGCGTAACCTGTACTTGGGCTACTTCCACACGCCCAAACCCAAACGCGCCGATGTGCTGAGGCTCATGGGAAGTGTGCTGGGACTCAGCCGAGAAGACGTGGAGAAG ATGTTAGCGGAGGACGGACAGCACGGCGTCACCGGTTGGATGTCGAGCTGGCTGCGAGGCCGAGGAGCTCAGAGTGTCCCCAGCACGCCGCAGAGGCCCACCAGTGGCCAAGGGCTCAACATT TCGTTCTCAGAGATGTTCGTGAAGTTCCTGGAGATGGAGTCGACTCCTTCGCTCCCCGCCCCGAGGCTTCCAGTCCACGACATTAAGCCTCTGAGCGCTCCGCCCCCTAGACGGGCCACCGGCGCGGGTTCTGGCCCGGCCGCAG CCGGCAGGAGACCCGGAGACTCCAACCCCTTCCTGGCCCCACGCTCCGCGGCCGTGCCGCTGCTGGCGGGTTCCGGCTCCGGCGGCGCTGGAGGCCACCTGCTGATGAAGCCCATCTCGGACGCGCTGCCCACGTTCACGCCGGTGCCGGTCTCCGCTGAGGCCAGTGCCGGAGCCGTGCTCAAAGACCTGCTAAAGCAGTAA